Below is a genomic region from Actinomadura sp. NAK00032.
TGACTACGCCGAAACCCCTCGCCGTCTGCGTGTTCTGCTCCTCCAGCGGCAAGATCGACCGCCGCTACGTCGACCTCGCCGCCGACGCCGGCGCCGAGCTGGCCCGGCGCGGCCACAGCCTCGTCAGCGGCGGCGCCCAGGTCTCGTGCATGGGCGCCGTCGCCCGCGCCGCGCGGGCCGGCGGCGCCCGGACCGTCGGGGTGATCCCCGAGGGCCTGGTCAGCGTCGAGATCTCCGACGAGGACAACGACGAGCTGATCGTCACGCCAGACATGCGTACCCGCAAGGGCGAGATGGACCGGCGCAGCGACGCGTTCCTCGTCCTGCCCGGCGGCATCGGCACGCTGGAGGAGCTGTTCGAGGTGTGGACGGCCCGGGTCCTCGCGATGCACGACAAGCCCGTCGTCATCCTCGACCCGACCGGCGTGTACGAGCCGCTGCGCGAGCTGATGAAGGGCCTCACCGAGCAGGGCTTCGCCCGCCCCAAGATCTGGGACGCCATCGGCTGGACGGCCTCCGTCCCCGAGGCGTTCGACCTCCTGGAGCGGACGCAGCCCCGCATCGAGTACTCCCCGGAGGACTACGCCGAGACCCAGCTCTGAGCCGCCGGTCGGGTCAGGAGTCGTGCTTGCGGCCCGGCATGCTCTCGTACATCTCGGTGAGCTTCTGCCGGAAGCCGCGGGCCGCCATCCCGATCTTCTGCGGGTCCTTGAGCCCGGCCTTGACGGCCTTCTTCGCCTGGTCCTTCATGATGTGCGGCGGGATCGGGGCGATCTCGTCGTCCACCACGAACTCCAGCACCACGGGCCGGTCGCTCGCGAGCGCCTCCTTCCAGGCGTCGGTGACCTTCTTGGGCTTGTCGCAGTAGATGCCCTTGAGCCCGCACAGCTCGGCGTACTCGGCGTACGGGAAGTCCGGGATGTTCTGCGAGCCCTTGAACTTGGGGTCGCCGCCCATCGCGCGCTGCTCCCAGGTGACCTGGTTGAGGTCCTGGTTGTTGAACACGGCGAAGACCAGCGGCGGGGAGCCGCCGAGGCGGTCGGCGTACCGCTTGACGGTGAGCATCTCGTTCATGCCGTTCATCTGGAACGCGCCGTCCCCGACGAAGCAGATCACCGGGCGGTCCGGGTAGGCGAACTTGGCCGCGATCGCGTACGGGACGCCGGGCCCCATCGTCGCGAGCGTGCCCGACAGCGACGCCCGCATCCCGTCGCGGAGCTTGATGTGCCGGGCCCACCAGTTGGTCGCCGACCCCGAGTCGGCGGTGAGGATCGCGCCGTCGGGCAGCAGCGGCGACACCTCGTGCGCCACCGCCTGCGGGTTGATCCTGCCCTCGAAGCTCTGCCCGGCGCGCTTGGCCATCACCGTGTCCCAGGTGCGGACGTTCTCCTCGATCCGCTCGCGCCAGGACCGGTCCTTCTTGCGCTCCAGCAGCGGGATCAGCTCGCGCAGCGTCTCCTTGGCGTCCCCGACG
It encodes:
- a CDS encoding TIGR00730 family Rossman fold protein, which gives rise to MTTPKPLAVCVFCSSSGKIDRRYVDLAADAGAELARRGHSLVSGGAQVSCMGAVARAARAGGARTVGVIPEGLVSVEISDEDNDELIVTPDMRTRKGEMDRRSDAFLVLPGGIGTLEELFEVWTARVLAMHDKPVVILDPTGVYEPLRELMKGLTEQGFARPKIWDAIGWTASVPEAFDLLERTQPRIEYSPEDYAETQL